GAACTTTTGAATGTAGGCAAGAAAGACGCATGAGTTTTGTGTAATCGACTgaccaaaaaagtttttgtttagcAGTGTTTGTGGCATTTATTCACAGTTTGTaagatattttcttaaactaaattCAGCATTCGttttgtagtttatacaaaTGGGTCAGAAccataataataaatttgttgagctatatatatgaaaataatctcaaagtaaaagtgtaaaaatttcAATTACTTAAAAGGTTTCGTCTCAACGTCCTGTGACGTGGGTTTACAGGGTTTTGAGTAGATTCTGTAATGGCCTTGAGACGCACTCTATCCCTCAGATCCTTGTTCAATGCTCGCTGCTACCAACCATATTGTAGCGGGATCATTCTTCGTGGTAATGGTCGTGAAGAGAATCCAAATTACGGCTCTTTTCTTCACCAGAGATCCTTTACCAGCTCGATGATTTTCTCTCAGCATCTCAGAAGCTCTTCTTCACATTTGTCTCTGTGTGATCCTTTTGGTCTCTATCTATCACCGCTCTATATATGTCGACTTTACATGTTCCAGGCTCAGATGTGAATGATGTTGCTGGAGATTCGGTGGTGGAACATGTGGGTTCACAGACCACTACAGTCATCAATGATGTTGCTGGAACTACTATTGATTCTTTGGTTCGATGGTTTTCAGCAAATAATTGACAATGTGCATTCGTTCACATGCTTGAACTGGTAAGAAATCCCCAAAAGCTCTCTTGTTTTGGAGGTTGTGTTGGGATCACATTCTTGTTACTGGATAAAGACGGTGTTGAAATGTTGTGTGACTTGCCAAACTTGACCATCTGTTATGTTAAATCATCTATGTATATTGTGTTTTCATAAGATTTGTTGTGTGGTTGCAGGTGGGCATCCGTTGTTCTTACAACCCTTTTGATTCGATGATTGACAGTTCCGCTCATGATTCACAATGAAAAATGGAGATTAAGCCAAATGGTACTGAAAACATCTTGCAACGTGCTTGTGTAAAGACAGTTCAGATTCTATTTATAGCTATTAGGCAATGCATGAACCTAAATGTGTAGCCTATGATGCAAGTGCTTTTTTGCTACATACATATTCAGTTTGCTTTTATTATATCCTGTCACCATCATTATATAATACTGTTTGATCCTGCAGATGCTAGCAATGGCAGAGATGAAGGATCAGGTACCACAGCTCTGTTTCTTTAGAAGCCGTTTTACTGCAACATTACAATTCCATAAATTTTCGGACCAATAGAAATATATGTCACTGACCTGACTTCATGCATGCATATCCGTAAGATATTGTTTACAGTAACAGAAAAAAATGTCTCTGCTCTCAGTACATAGTTCTAAAGAGGCTATAAAAGTCTAAAAAGATTCATATGGATATAAAAGTCTTCAGATTGTGGTTGTTATGTTCAAGTGAAAGACGATAAGTTGAGCTTTTTGGAAAGAAGTTGAGTTTGTATGGAGTGTTTCATTGCTGACACTCTCGAGCATCCTTGTTGGTGCGTTTTATCACAGTTTGGGAAATATGGATGTTACGAAAGCTAAAAAGTACTCTTGGATGTTACGATCTCTCATCTATATATTATTCAGTATAAACCAACAAGTTCATCATATCCTAAATACATTTTagattaacccctaaaacaaatATCATAAAGAACAGATAGATAGAGATTACAGGGCAGTGCAGAGAAATACAAAGAATACAATAGAGATTACAGTGCAGTGCAGAGAATACAATACAAATTAGTAGCANNNNNNNNNNNNNNNNNNNNNNNNNNNNNNNNNNNNNNNNNNNNNNNNNNNNNNNNNNNNCATGGCATCTCTAGCATCTGAGAAGCTCTTCTAACTCTTTTGATGATCTCACCCCAAATGCTTGGATCTCCATGTGCACAGTTTATACGTATAATAGAATTGCCAGCTTTAACAATATCGGTTATAAATGTTTCACTTAAAGTAGCTTCTTCACCAACAGTTACCATGATATGAGTACTTCTTCCCTCACGAAGCTTACCCAGTAATGACTCTTTGTATGATGATACCTTCCCTTTATCATTCTTCTTATTACTTTTGCTCTTGGGATATGCTTTAGTCCAAGACTCTGTCACAGCGTTTTGATCATTGTACGAAGAGTTCATCAGCAGATTAATAGAAGTGTTAAGGCTGGCGAGAACATCCAGATTGTTGTTGTCTAAACTTGACAGACCAAGAGAAGCTAGATGGCTGTTGAGCTGCTCAATGTCCAGGGACCTCAAAGCCATATAATGAACTAAGTTTGTTGCACATTCCAGATATTTCCTGCAATAGATGATATTAGGAAGTTAGGCAATGGCAAAACCGAAGAATTAATAATTGCAGATGAATTTACAGAATATGGTTAAAATTTCTATAGATCTAGACCTGTCACATAAATGAAGTTGGGAAGCATTCCACTTCTCTGCTGCTAGTAGATGTGACTGGAGAGCATTCAGTTTATCGATAACACAAGCCACATTATTGTCCCCATTGATTCCAGAGAGGTGTGCTTCTGACTCGAGATGAGAAAGCTCAACTTTAAGACTCTGGAAAGTCAAAACTCCAGGTACATTCTGTAGAGGTATTATCAACTTTAAGACTCTGGAAAGTCAAAACTCGGAACACGAAATTTCATCTGGTTAAGTGATAATGAACTAGTAGTAGTCCTATGCTGGTTGTTCATGAGAGACCTGCTGGAGAAGCAAAGGATCTTGCCTCTCAACAAGTGGCTTGAATCAATTCCCACCATATCAACTAATTGGATCACCTgagaaacaaaacccaaaaaccctctatgagaagaaacaaataacgTAACAAGACTtgcatcttcctcctctctatatataaaacgTAGAAGCAAACAACACCCTAggacaaaaaggaaaacagagaaATAGAAACCCTAAACAGTTTTTTCTATatcaataaaatagaaaattctaaaaaaagaaaaaggaaacgtTCCTAATACGTATCTAGAAAACAATAACACAACCCATAATGTCCCAACAATAATGAAAAGCTAGAGGAGACAAAAGAGACATATGCTCAATATCATCTCTTGGACAGTTCAAATTATGAGCTTGGCTAGTTGTAACTGGAAAGAAAGATACATGTACTCACATTGTTGTTATGTACTGTGCAGAGATTTCTGAGTGAGGTAGCAGAACTCGTATATAAAGCCATCTGTTCCCATGATGAGTGAAGATTAAAGTAATCAATTATAAGAAGAGATTGTGGTCAATTGGCAAAGAAAGCTAATGCTACAATGTTTAATTGGTTGACACAGGATCAGATATATACTAGAGATTAAAATTAACCTAGGCATAACCACTGAGGcaagaaacgaagaaaaaaaaaatcaagttcgTGAACAAATAAGCATAGAACAAATCAAAATCCAGGAAACAAATCATGTATTTATTCATAATCATATCGAAAGCAAAATAAGTGTAATTGAGATAATTTCTCAAAggaaatataaaacaaaatccacCGAAACTCTCATATCGTGAGGACAAGAACACGAGTGCAAGAGAAAATACCTTTTGTTATGGTGTTCAGATAATGTATTTGCGATCGTCTTGGGGGAGAAGAAATGTAGAATGAAGAAGACAACTCAGAATTTTCAACTCAGAACAAGAATgatgaaggagaaaaaaaaaaaaaagtgtggttAAGGATAAAGAGGGAGTGTGGCGAGCGCGTGCCCCAGATTCATCTTCTGGAACCTAGTAACACGGACGGATGCTGAAAGGTCCATTCATAAACGATGTCGTTTTCGTTTAACTTATTCCATTATTCAGACAAGACCGGTTTGAATAACAAATGAAAGCTATGTAAGACCGGTTTAACCAAACCAAtagttattttcaaaaaatctcAAGCTTACCAATAATCATTACAAGAACATTTCCCACCTTTGAAATGATGAAAACGATTCAAATCTCTCAACACAATCTCTCTACCAGAGACCGACGATATATATTTCATCGCGTTATGGCAATCTCCGCAGACCCGTAAGTTCTTGAACACCCTAACCGGTCTTGATTTCACCGTGCTAATAAGCCCAAATGCAACCGCAATTTTCTCGCTGTGCTGATACAGCAACCTCTCCTTTTTtccctcatcatcatcatcttcctctagCTTGTGAAGAACAAGATCCGTATCAGGAACATATCCGCAGCGTTTTATTTCTGTAATTAGCCGGTCCAGTTCATCATATATTTGGTGAGCATTCGGGTGGGATGTATCGCCTACGTAGAACTTATGAACCTTATCTCCCACTTCTATCCaactgcaacctccttctttaaccaagtttctctctttcatcttcttcctcatctccgTAGATTCTTCCCATTTCCCTACATCAAACCATTCAAGAAAGTTTCACTTTCACGCAAGTTTAATTGGTAGACAAAAGAGTTatatcagtttttgtttgaattataTAGATACCTGCACTAGCGTATATGTTTGAGAGCTGTATATAAGCTGCAGGCTCATTTGGGTCAAGCTCTAAGATCTTCCTCGCAGCCATCTTTCCAAGTTCTGTGTTACTGTGAACTCTACAAGCTCCAAGAAACGTACGCCACACTAAAACATCTGATTGGAAGGGCATTGTGTTAATGAACTCAAATGCGTCCGTGAGAAGCCCGGCTCGACATAGAAGATCAACCATACAAGCATAGTGCTCCACCTTAGGTTTGATATTGTGGTCTTGATACATTGATTTGAAATGTCTCCATCCTTCAGAGACCAAACCAACATGGCTACATGCGGATAATATTGCAACGTAAGTGACCTCGTTTGGCTTCACCCCTTCTTCCGTCATTTGGTTAAATGTTTTGAGTACTCTTTCAGCGAATCCATGTTTAGCGAAACCTGTGATCATTGAAGTCCACGAGATCACATTACGATCTTCCATTAGACTGAAGACTTGGGAAGCTGTGTCAATGCTTCCGCATTTGGAATACATAGATATCAAAGCGTTGCAGACGGGTTGATTGCACGCCAGCCCTAGTTTAAGCACCTGAGAATGGATTTGCTCGCCTTTTCTTATTGAACCAACACTTGCAACTCCACTCAACAAACTAGCAAATGTGAAAGCGCTAACACCTAATTCTCTCTCAGTGATCTCACTTAAAAGCTCAAAAGCTTGCTCAAAATCCAAGTTCCTGCAGGTCCCGTCAAGAAAAGTGTTATATGAGACCAAGTTCTTCTCAGATAGAGATTCAAAAGCTTTCCGAGCATCTTCCATCCTGTCAGATTTAACAAACATGCTAATAACCGTGTTCGCAACACTACTATTCGTAGCAAGTCCTCTTTTGAAAGCATGACCAAGAACCTGTTTACCAACCCGTGGATCCAAAAGATTTCCACACGCCTTAAATGCGCTTGAGAAAGTGAAATGATTTGGCTCAACATGACCCTGTGTTATCATTTCACAAAAGAGATTAATAGCCTCTGAAGCAAGATTACAGTTCTGCATATAACCTGTAATCAATGCCGTCCACGACATAACACTATGATCCTGCATTCTATCAAACACCTTCCTGCAGTCATCTACCGAACTGTTCGCAGAACATTTCGCATACATATCAACTAAACTACACTCAACATCATCCGCAAGTCCCGATCTAATAGCCCAAGAATGCAACTGCTTTCCCAAAGACAGATTCTCCAACTCAGCACACGCCGAAAACACAGAGCTTAGTGTGAACTTATCTGATTCAAATCCGCTTAAAACCATGTCTAAGAAAAACCTAACCGCTTCCCTAGGAAACCCCATCTGCATACACCTAGTAATCATCAAAGTCCAAGTAACAACATTTAGTTCAGACATTTTATCAAACACCTTATACGCATTCTCAAGACTATTCTCCCCTTTCACAAACATGTCAATCAAAGAACAACCAACACAAACATCGAATTCAAAATGCCCAGTCTTCAtcaaaaaccctagaatcgcTCTCCCAACTCCAACAAATCCCGAATTCGAACAAGCTCGTATCACCGCAGTGTAACAGTAATCATTAGGCACCAAACCCAACTCcaaaaactcaacaaaaagCTTAATCGCATCTAACTCTCTACCGTTGTTACCGAAACAAGCCATCATCGCACTCCACGAAACAACGTCTCGGTTACCAAATCTCCCCATAGTCACAAACACATCCTCGGCTTTCTCCGAATCTCCAGATTTCGAATACAGGCTGATCAACGAATTGTATAGAACCGAGTCAGGCTCGATTTCAAACTCCATCATCCGCGCGTGAACGAGCTTCCCGAGGCGAAAATCGCGTGCTCGGATACAATATTTGAGGAGTGACGAGAAAGTGACAGAGTCGGTGGGACGAATCCCGTCACAAGCCATGAGATCAAGAGCTGAAACCGCTCCACGAAGATCTCCGGCATTGAGATGACGGAGGATCAAACGGTCGGCGACGTTGATCCGATTTGAAACGGACGGCTGAGATTTAACCGGAAGTTTGGCGGTAGATGGTAACGAAAAGCTTATCATCGCCATTGTTTCTCCGGTCCGTTACCGTGACGTATCCCATAAAACGTTAATTATCCAAAATTTACATTATAGCCCCTTAAGTTTACAATAATTACGAATACGACACAaaactatttaatttatttagttacatacaaattttcataaaccctaatttataGATATCACAAAAACCTCAGACTTTGGAATCAGTTTCGTCTTTTTCTCTGAGCTATGGAGATTAGTGTAATCGCTTCATCGTCGGTCGACAGTGAAATTGGAAGCTGGGATCTCAAAACCGGGAACAAACTGCTTCAGTTCAAACCGTGTGCTTCTCCGGCGCATGGTCTCACCGCCGTCGGCGAGAAATTCCTCGCCGCCTCTCAGCTCCGTAAAGAATCTGCTTCTTCTGGCTCGATTTTTTACTGGTCTTGGAATAAGGTTTCTTCAGCCACTCTCACTTCTCAATCActgttcttttttgttctctttgagattgaaagtttaaaactttgtttgattttgtagcCTCAAGTTGAAGTGAAGAGCTTCCCAGTTGAATCAATAAAGGCACTTACAGCAAACAATGAAGGAACTTACTTAGTTGGTGGTGGAACCTCTGGAGATATTTATCTTTGGGAGGTAAAAAGGTTTCACAACTTCCGTGTGGTTTTAAGCTTAATATAAGTTCAATGGCTAAGTTTGTTTCAATTGGTGAAAATTAGGTTGCGACTGGGAGGTTGCTTAAGAAGTGGCATGGTCATTATCGTGCAGTAACATGCTTGGTGTTCTCTGGAGATGATTCTTTGTTAGTTTCAGGATCTCAAGATGGAACTGTTAGAGTTTGGTCTCTtttaaggttaaaaaaaaactttgtgtATTCTCTCATGCTTGGTTTTGCAAGGCATTGCTTTTCTATACTTATTTCTTTGCTCTTTGTGGTTAGTTAGGTTATTTGATGATTTCCAGAGGCAGCATGGGAACACTCTTTATGAACACAATTTTAATGAGCATACAATGTCTATAACTGACATTGTCATAGACTATGGAGGCTCCAATGCTATGATAATTTCTTCTTCAGAAGATCGGACTTGCAAGGTACTTAGTTGGATTACTAATCTTATGCATTTGTCAACTGCATTGAACTTTAGCTCGTGTAAATACTTAGCGTTAGAAGGTAGACAAACCTATGTTGTTGCAGATTATAGAACCCTGATATAGATTTTTCTTTCATGACATTGGTTGGATTTCTAAACCCATAGGTTTGGAGTCTGTCAAAAGGGGAATTGttgaaaaatatcatttttccTTCAGCCATCAATTCAGTCGCATTGGACCCTTGCGGGTCTGTGTTCTATGCTGGTGCCAGAGACAGCAAGATCTATATCGGTGCTATTAATGCCACAAGTGAATATGGGACACAAGTTCTTGGTTCAGTATCCGAACAGAGGTACTTCTAGTTCCCTATATTACAATCGTAGTCAACAATCCTAATCACAATTGTGCACCTTTTTCTAACATCTTCCAAATCCTTATTTTTTGCGGATAATGAATTCGCCTAGTGGActtaaattaacaaattaacaacattTAGCTTATTTATAATCTATTTGTCTACTATGACTGTTTGATGGTCTAATTAAATCTCTATTGAACAATAATTTTTCTCTGAACAGCAAAGCTGTTACTTGCTTAGCATATTGCGCAGACGGAAACCTTTTAATATCTGGATCAGAAAGTGGTGTGGTTTGTGTTTGGGATCCCAAATCACGTCGCCCTGTTCGTACTTTCAACCTTGGGAAAAGTATGTTTGTTTAGCATTTTCTTCTGTCTGTGTTTTACTTCTACATTCAATTAACCCTTTCTtatttaataaactttttatcTTACAGATCCTGTGAACAATATTCAAGTTGTTAGAAAAACGATTGTTGCTAATTCCAGCAAAGCACAATCTTCCTGGAAAAGACGTGGGTCTTTGATCCCACCGCCTCtggaaaaatatgaaagatCAGGAGAAGATACTATGGATGGTATCGTTACCATTGATCCGCCACCATATTCTGATGTTCCTGTTTACTCTTCTTTCCTCAGTGCTGACCTTATTGACGAGCAAGTTAACGAACTTCAGGTTtgtgtttcctctgttttctagGTAAACAGGTCTATTTGTTTTCTTGGCAAAATGATCCGCAATTTTCtctgtttgtgttgtttcagcAACAAGGCTCTGCAGCAACGGAGATCGAAATGGAAAGACTGAAACTTGAATACAAAAGATCTTTGCAGATGAACGATCAATGGCAGAAGAATTACGAGAATTTGCTTCAGGTGGTTatggaagaagaacaaatcgGTGGTTCCAATtgaaaaagcttttttttattgttgtttctaCACATTTTTGGTATTACATTGAGAGATATATTTTGTGGAATGGCATATGAACGCGTAACTGAAGATTATATCATGAAGAACCCAAATTTAGCATCACAGCATTTTGTAAATTGTACCAGCCATTTTGTAAAGTAGCCAAGCTACTCGATCGCTGAGAAGCCTGAGATAATCCCACAAACGGAGTGACCCTCTTTTGTGGACAGCAGCTTTAATGCTTCGGAGAGATTCCTCCCAGTCGTCACAGAGTCGATGAGGATCATTTATAACTGTTGGATCTACGAGTAGTGTAATTGTCATCTTATTCATATAACTTTGACAATGTAACGTCAACGCCTagaaaagaatcaaaaactcaaggagacaaaattgaacaaaacaaagatttatatTAGTAGTGTATATTAACTTACATGGGGATGACCATAAGCACTTGAGGCTATGTAAGTGATGGGATGTCCATAGAAGCTAACTTCTTCAACGGGACCCACCATGTTCGAAAATGTCATCGTTGTGTTTGACATCAATCTGTTAATTATAGTAGCCGCCACctgcaaatcaatcaataacCATAACCAAACTGGTTAGTCAACTAACTAAACAAAGTTTCGTAttgcttttaattttaatgaaaatgaCAATATGTAACTTAGTTcttatttgatgaaaataaCATCATAGGATGTGTTAGTTCTTATTTAAAAATGACCTCAATTCCAAGAGATTTAACAATAATTCTACAAAAGACGTATGTTAGCATTGCCCCAAACGAGTTTTTCTTCCGGTTGATGGTCTTGTGGGCTATTCTGAGATGTTCCAGCGGGTCATTGCGTAATGCGATAGAAAACGGAAAGACTACGTAGCCAAACCGATTTCCCCACCAACATTTAGAACCTGTCTCCATCATATCGGCTAGATCCTGTTTTAAATCgaaaattttcaattcaaaTTCACCAGATAAGTTAGTGAGCTAGTTATATGAATTTACCTGGATTCCAGTTGTGGGTCTTAAGTTTACAAGCAAAGCTGATCTTAGTCTTATTCTTTTGAGAAGATTCTTTGGCTTCcgtttagtttctttttctcctATTAGTTTTTTCGTGAGATCATTGAGTTTTATAcgttaataatataaaacattcgttaacatatatataagaaaatatgagAGTCTATAATTTTAATTACCGTATCTTCTCTCCAGGTATCGCGAGAAACTAGCTTGGGTTACTCCAAGTACAACATCGTTGATTGtctatcaaaaccaaaatttataagATACTCCTAACGTTTTATGTTTTAACTATTTAGTTTTGAGCATTCGATATAGgctttcaaaatccaaaactatatttatgttttttatatacaacTAACAAGTAACAAGAATTTTATGCATGGTAATGAGTTAATgatagtatataaaaaaaacaattcatatGTAAACTAAGAGAATCTAAGGAGCAATCTTACCATATCCATGGCGTTTTTAATTAGCTTTATATCGTCGAGGCTTACGGTACGATGAACCAAACGCAGCTGTTTACTCTTGCTTGACCTGAAGTCACCTTTGATGGGTGTCTCCGTGTCCTTAACGAACAACATCGTTAAAAGAAAGTCCAAAGCATCACAAAACGTGTTTAAACCCAAGATAACCGCCATCCAAAGTAGCTTAACAAGCCATAACAACCGGGAGTCACCTCTTGAACCGGTTGTTAACAGGGATGACCCTGATGACGACGATCGTTTCTGGTACGGTAGACTCGGAAGCTCATCGGGATTTGATGTTTTACGCATACAAGCCAGGACGAGAGACATGATTGACATGCCATCACCGACTGAGTGATGGATCTTGAAAACGGCTACGTTTTCAGCGTCTGAGGTTTTTAAGTCGAGTATGTGAAGCTCCCATAACGGTCTCGAGGTGTCCAAGGGGATCTTCATGAGGTCAGAAACGTAATCTTCGAGAAATGCGTCTGTGTTCTCTATGTTTTGTGGTTTGATTTCGGGTACGATGACGTGATCCTCCACGACCACGTTTGTCCGAACCCATCTTTGGTTTAGTCCATTGTCTCCATCGCTCACCTTTCAAGTAATTTAGTAAATTTTAGTTGTTAATATGAGACATTGACACATTGtagttgcacaaaaaaaaaaatttgctttgACTTTTGTTGACTTACTAATTTACTTGAAAAACGAGGATGCCTGATAAAAGTCTGCTTAAACCCTCTCATAATCACATCTGGATCCATCTTACTCTTAATACCAATCACCGATATAATGTTGCAGTTAAACTCCGGCGAGTGAAACAGACGCGCCGCCGGGCTAAGTGGTTGCTCATCTTCCTTGTCGTCCTCTAATATGTTTCGTCGTGTCTTAATCTCCATAATTTGCTGTTGGACTTTTCTTTTCACTCTCAACACTCTTGTTTCCATGTCTCAAGCTTTTTATAGCCTCCATGCTTGTGCGGTGCTATTACTTACGTAGTTACGTGTATCAGTGTATAATATGGAAAATTTGAACTTACTCTATATTGCtttatagtattaaaaagtACGTTATTGTTTACTTCTTAGTCacgttaaaattaaattaacaaatatattgggtgtatgttatataaaaatagacCCAAGAAGATATTTGCATATAATTGTGCTTGTGTTTTAGTGCTGAGACCTGagagttttactttttttaaaagacgttttttgtttaagaaaaatattaattcgaATAGTTGCCAAAAATATACATGCCTAAAGAAGTTATACACACACATTAGTTGCCACAAATGATAAAATATACATGCTTAAAGGTGATATACACACCTTTAACTTAGTTTCTTAAACTAATGCATTTAGCTTTCAAATCACGACATGTACATTGCATAAGTATTTCTACTTTGATCGAAAAGTCAAATATGAAAACATGTGACATGTGTATTTGATCGAAAAGAAACATGTGACAGATGGGGATAACTAAGTAAATCCTTTACACAAGAAATAACAGCTATTTCTGGTTGTTCTCGTTCattcttcatatttttgtcTATAGTTTGTTTTGATATAAGATCTTCAAATTCAAGCATGGCAATGCAACACTTTATTTTCATAGAATATTGTTTTATATGGAATTGTTAACACTAATAATTATTTCTATCAGACATAATCTGGGAGAACAAATAATTCCTCATTTATAGAGATATTTCAATAGTGTACAAGACTTCTCCACATCTTGAATTAAAGttcttacattttctttttcttggataAAGGTACTTTTGGATATATGCTATTTGTACAAACTActttttaaatccaaataaccaaaaaatatgtACAGTCAAAGATGAttgatattttatgtttttgttgttttaaagcTTGTTTTGTTCTTACTTTCTTGCATAATCACAacattttagattattttaggTTGTATTCGtatcaaattgttgtttcttAGGTTCTTCGAGAAGGATCATCAAGAAAGGAGTGTTTTAAGTCCATCTTTTGAATTCTTATTTTCAGCTTTGTTTGATCTTGAATCTTGTTagtcttttgctttattttaccTTGATTTGTCTTGTTTCGTTAGTCaagtttaaaaatcaaaaaccttctTATTAAGCTTAGATTAAGTGAATGTGTACATTCCTAATGTGTTAGTCTTTGCTCCTTGAGGTTCAATATATTAAGCACTAGATCGATTAGATCAAAAGGTGCTGCAAGACTTTATTGAGTTGAAAACCACATCAATGAGAATGAaa
The Camelina sativa cultivar DH55 chromosome 6, Cs, whole genome shotgun sequence genome window above contains:
- the LOC104791147 gene encoding protein ROOT INITIATION DEFECTIVE 3, coding for MEISVIASSSVDSEIGSWDLKTGNKLLQFKPCASPAHGLTAVGEKFLAASQLRKESASSGSIFYWSWNKPQVEVKSFPVESIKALTANNEGTYLVGGGTSGDIYLWEVATGRLLKKWHGHYRAVTCLVFSGDDSLLVSGSQDGTVRVWSLLRLFDDFQRQHGNTLYEHNFNEHTMSITDIVIDYGGSNAMIISSSEDRTCKVWSLSKGELLKNIIFPSAINSVALDPCGSVFYAGARDSKIYIGAINATSEYGTQVLGSVSEQSKAVTCLAYCADGNLLISGSESGVVCVWDPKSRRPVRTFNLGKNPVNNIQVVRKTIVANSSKAQSSWKRRGSLIPPPLEKYERSGEDTMDGIVTIDPPPYSDVPVYSSFLSADLIDEQVNELQQQGSAATEIEMERLKLEYKRSLQMNDQWQKNYENLLQVVMEEEQIGGSN
- the LOC104698989 gene encoding LOW QUALITY PROTEIN: plastidial pyruvate kinase 4, chloroplastic (The sequence of the model RefSeq protein was modified relative to this genomic sequence to represent the inferred CDS: inserted 2 bases in 1 codon; deleted 1 base in 1 codon), with amino-acid sequence MALYTSSATSLRNLCTVHNNNVIQLVDMVGIDSSHLLRGKILCFSSRSLMNNQHRTTTSSLSLNQMKFRVXRVLTFQSLKVDNTSTECTWSFDFPESKVELSHLESEAHLSGINGDNNVACVIDKLNALQSHLLAAEKWNASQLHLCDRKYLECATNLVHYMALRSLDIEQLNSHLASLGLSSLDNNNLDVLASLNTSINLLMNSSYNDQNAVTESWTKAYPKSKSNKKNDKGKVSSYKESLLGKLREGRSTHIMVTVGEEATLSETFITDIVKAGNSIIRINCAHGDPSIWGEIIKRVRRASQMLEMG
- the LOC104791146 gene encoding O-acyltransferase WSD1, whose translation is MEIKTRRNILEDDKEDEQPLSPAARLFHSPEFNCNIISVIGIKSKMDPDVIMRGFKQTFIRHPRFSSKLVSDGDNGLNQRWVRTNVVVEDHVIVPEIKPQNIENTDAFLEDYVSDLMKIPLDTSRPLWELHILDLKTSDAENVAVFKIHHSVGDGMSIMSLVLACMRKTSNPDELPSLPYQKRSSSSGSSLLTTGSRGDSRLLWLVKLLWMAVILGLNTFCDALDFLLTMLFVKDTETPIKGDFRSSKSKQLRLVHRTVSLDDIKLIKNAMDMTINDVVLGVTQASFSRYLERRYGEKETKRKPKNLLKRIRLRSALLVNLRPTTGIQDLADMMETGSKCWWGNRFGYVVFPFSIALRNDPLEHLRIAHKTINRKKNSFGAMLTYVFCRIIVKSLGIEVAATIINRLMSNTTMTFSNMVGPVEEVSFYGHPITYIASSAYGHPHALTLHCQSYMNKMTITLLVDPTVINDPHRLCDDWEESLRSIKAAVHKRGSLRLWDYLRLLSDRVAWLLYKMAGTIYKML
- the LOC104791144 gene encoding pentatricopeptide repeat-containing protein At3g49170, chloroplastic, with amino-acid sequence MAMISFSLPSTAKLPVKSQPSVSNRINVADRLILRHLNAGDLRGAVSALDLMACDGIRPTDSVTFSSLLKYCIRARDFRLGKLVHARMMEFEIEPDSVLYNSLISLYSKSGDSEKAEDVFVTMGRFGNRDVVSWSAMMACFGNNGRELDAIKLFVEFLELGLVPNDYCYTAVIRACSNSGFVGVGRAILGFLMKTGHFEFDVCVGCSLIDMFVKGENSLENAYKVFDKMSELNVVTWTLMITRCMQMGFPREAVRFFLDMVLSGFESDKFTLSSVFSACAELENLSLGKQLHSWAIRSGLADDVECSLVDMYAKCSANSSVDDCRKVFDRMQDHSVMSWTALITGYMQNCNLASEAINLFCEMITQGHVEPNHFTFSSAFKACGNLLDPRVGKQVLGHAFKRGLATNSSVANTVISMFVKSDRMEDARKAFESLSEKNLVSYNTFLDGTCRNLDFEQAFELLSEITERELGVSAFTFASLLSGVASVGSIRKGEQIHSQVLKLGLACNQPVCNALISMYSKCGSIDTASQVFSLMEDRNVISWTSMITGFAKHGFAERVLKTFNQMTEEGVKPNEVTYVAILSACSHVGLVSEGWRHFKSMYQDHNIKPKVEHYACMVDLLCRAGLLTDAFEFINTMPFQSDVLVWRTFLGACRVHSNTELGKMAARKILELDPNEPAAYIQLSNIYASAGKWEESTEMRKKMKERNLVKEGGCSWIEVGDKVHKFYVGDTSHPNAHQIYDELDRLITEIKRCGYVPDTDLVLHKLEEDDDDEGKKERLLYQHSEKIAVAFGLISTVKSRPVRVFKNLRVCGDCHNAMKYISSVSGREIVLRDLNRFHHFKGGKCSCNDYW